The following are from one region of the Paracoccus sp. S3-43 genome:
- a CDS encoding autotransporter assembly complex family protein, whose translation MRAYLRAALVASTVMGLGGMAWAQSASSPFSGLFGGRSDEGPVDLQFRVQGADDLDQPLRNASLIAGALSEDRTTGQDVLAAARGDYARILGNLYDRGYYSAIINITLDGVEAAEIAPLDAPGIVRQVVVSVQTGPRFRFSRAAIAPVAPRTDLPGDYRQGGIAGTGTIRGAARAGVDGWRDVGHAKAEVSGQEITADHLANVVDSRIDLSPGPSVRFGRLNIRGHDRMNPRRLHKIAGLPEGERFDPDDVEDVRKRLRRSGVFSAITLEEAETLNPDGSMDVNLTVVEQKPRRIGAGFEISTTDGAMLSAYWMHRNLLGGGERLRIDAKVKDIGSDTSGKDEEVTLRIDRPATVTPDTTAYVLTSLARMREEDYDEDTGIVGLGFNHIFSDRFTFDTAIQYQFSRVYDDLGETDFKVLAFPTSVMWDARDNENNARRGYYLQGDATPFKGFDGTDTGIRVLGEGRAFRSLGEGDRFTLAGRARFGSVLGSEIQNTPRNYLFFSGGGGSVRGQPYQSLGVEEIQGPNGPIKTGGMSVAALSAEVRWQVRERIGVVAFTDYGEVWAEDGWNGASEWHSGAGIGVRYDTPIGPLRFDVAGPTGGDTGNGVQLYLGLGQAF comes from the coding sequence ATGCGGGCATATCTGCGGGCGGCATTGGTGGCATCCACGGTGATGGGCCTGGGGGGGATGGCCTGGGCGCAATCCGCGTCCTCGCCGTTTTCGGGGCTGTTCGGGGGCCGCAGCGACGAAGGGCCGGTCGATCTGCAATTCCGCGTCCAGGGGGCCGACGACCTGGACCAGCCGCTGCGCAACGCCTCGCTGATCGCGGGCGCGCTGTCCGAGGATCGCACCACCGGCCAGGACGTGCTGGCCGCCGCGCGGGGCGATTACGCGCGGATCCTGGGCAACCTGTATGACCGGGGCTATTATTCGGCGATCATCAACATCACCCTGGACGGGGTCGAGGCGGCCGAGATCGCCCCCCTGGACGCGCCGGGCATCGTCCGGCAGGTCGTCGTCAGCGTCCAGACCGGCCCCCGCTTCCGCTTTTCGCGCGCCGCCATCGCGCCGGTGGCGCCCCGGACCGACCTGCCCGGCGACTATCGCCAGGGCGGGATCGCGGGAACCGGCACGATCCGCGGCGCCGCCCGCGCGGGGGTGGACGGCTGGCGCGATGTCGGCCATGCCAAGGCCGAGGTGTCGGGGCAAGAGATCACCGCCGATCACCTCGCCAATGTGGTGGACAGCCGCATCGACCTGTCGCCCGGCCCCTCGGTCCGGTTCGGGCGGCTGAACATCCGCGGCCATGACCGCATGAACCCGCGCCGGCTGCACAAGATCGCCGGCCTGCCCGAGGGCGAACGCTTCGACCCCGACGATGTCGAGGATGTCAGGAAGCGCCTGCGCCGGTCCGGCGTCTTTTCCGCCATCACCCTGGAAGAGGCCGAGACGCTGAACCCCGACGGCAGCATGGACGTCAACCTGACCGTGGTCGAACAGAAGCCCCGCCGGATCGGCGCGGGGTTCGAGATCTCGACCACCGACGGGGCGATGCTGTCGGCCTATTGGATGCACCGCAACCTGCTGGGCGGCGGCGAACGGCTGCGCATCGACGCCAAGGTCAAGGATATCGGATCCGACACCAGCGGCAAGGATGAGGAAGTGACCCTGCGCATCGACCGTCCCGCCACGGTCACGCCGGACACCACCGCCTATGTCCTGACCAGCCTGGCCCGGATGCGAGAAGAGGATTACGACGAGGATACCGGCATCGTCGGGCTGGGCTTCAACCACATCTTCAGCGACCGCTTCACCTTCGACACGGCGATCCAGTACCAGTTCTCGCGCGTTTATGACGACCTGGGCGAGACCGACTTCAAGGTTCTGGCCTTTCCGACCAGCGTGATGTGGGACGCGCGCGACAACGAAAACAACGCCAGGCGCGGCTATTACCTGCAAGGCGACGCCACCCCCTTCAAGGGTTTCGACGGCACCGATACCGGCATCCGCGTCCTGGGCGAGGGCCGCGCCTTCCGGTCCCTGGGCGAGGGCGACCGCTTCACCCTGGCGGGCCGCGCCCGCTTCGGCAGCGTCCTGGGCAGCGAGATCCAGAATACCCCGCGCAACTATCTGTTCTTCTCGGGCGGCGGCGGCAGCGTGCGCGGCCAGCCCTATCAGTCGCTGGGCGTCGAGGAAATCCAGGGCCCGAACGGCCCGATCAAGACCGGCGGCATGAGCGTGGCGGCGCTGTCCGCCGAGGTCCGCTGGCAGGTCCGCGAACGGATCGGCGTGGTGGCCTTCACCGATTACGGCGAGGTCTGGGCGGAAGATGGCTGGAACGGGGCCAGCGAATGGCACTCGGGGGCGGGGATCGGCGTTCGGTACGACACGCCCATCGGGCCGCTGCGTTTCGACGTGGCCGGGCCGACCGGAGGGGACACCGGCAATGGCGTGCAACTGTATCTGGGACTGGGGCAGGCGTTCTGA